One window of the Cryptomeria japonica chromosome 7, Sugi_1.0, whole genome shotgun sequence genome contains the following:
- the LOC131856772 gene encoding SKP1-like protein 11: MFYLTRYQFISLITFVFRTAINSEVAFNSVKNKMAANIITLRLCKGTEGFEDFQVEKMVAMESEVIKNCIQDTHHGMDPLRLPLPSGHVKPGKVLKKVLEYCEYHAHAKSNSISEDDVNIWDTEFSQNIITADKNRASVCDILKAADFLIIDGLHNLLCITIVNFIKNKFEERAAILSR, translated from the coding sequence ATGTTCTATCTTACCCGTTATCAATTCATCAGTTTGATAACATTTGTTTTTCGTACTGCTATCAATTCAGAAGTCGCATTCAATTCCGTGAAGAACAAAATGGCAGCAAACATCATTACATTGAGGCTGTGCAAAGGTACGGAAGGTTTTGAAGATTTCCAAGTGGAGAAAATGGTTGCAATGGAATCAGAGGTCATAAAGAACTGTATCCAAGACACACATCATGGGATGGACCCTCTAAGGCTTCCTCTTCCTTCTGGTCACGTCAAGCCTGGTAAAGTGCTGAAGAAAGTATtagagtattgtgaataccatgcTCATGCTAAATCCAACAGTATATCAGAAGACGATGTGAACATCTGGGATACAGAATTCTCTCAAAATATTATTACTGCTGATAAAAATCGGGCGTCTGTCTGTGATATTCTTAAGGCTGCTGATTTTCTTATAATCGATGGTCTGCATAATTTGTTATGTATAACTATCGTAAATTTCattaaaaacaaatttgaagagagGGCAGCAATCCTGTCAAGGTAG